GTCTGACAGTGTTCTTCCCAACGAGGAACGCTGACGCGAAAGCGTGGTCTAGCGAACCTACGAGGTTCCGGAATGGGACCCGTAGATGACAGAAAAGCTACCTTAGGGATAACAGAGTCGTCACTCGCAAGAGCACATATCGACCGAGTGGCTTGCTACCTCGATGTCGGTTCCCTCCATCCTGCCCGTGCAGACGCGGGCAAGGGTGAGGTTGTTCGCCTATTAAAGGAGGTCGTGAGCTGGGTTTAGACCGTCGTGAGACAGGTCGGCTGCTATCTATTGGGGGTGTGAGGTACCTGACGTGAACGAACGTATAGTACGAGAGGAACTACGTTTGGTCGCCACTGGTGTATCGGTTGTCCGGAAGGGCAGATGCCGAGTAGCCACGCGACACGGGGTAAGAGCTGAACGCATCTAAGCTCGAAACCCACATGGAAAAGAGGTACCACAGAGGTCACTCGTAGAAGACGAGTTCGATAGACTCGGGGTGTACGCACCGAGGCAACGAGGTGTTAAGCCCACGAGAACTAACAGACCGAGCCACATTCATTGGCGCTGACGCGTCACGACTCGCATGAGTTCAGGCGGTAACTGGATCGCACGACATACACGGTTGGTATCGAACCAGACCGACACAGGAGTCTCTCAGTAGAGAGTCTCGGTTCGAGTCCGAGAGTCGGCGTAAAGGCGGCCAAAGCGGTGGGGGAACACCCGTACCCATTCCGAACACGGAAGTTAAGCCCACCAGCGTATCGTGAAGTACTGGAGTGAGCGATCCTCTGGGAACCACGAGTCGCCGCCTGCCCACTCATACGGGAGCCAACTCCCATCTAGCCCACGGACAACGTGTCCGTGGGCTTTTTCCATATATAACGGACTGTACGCGCTCACACGCGACCGCTAGGCTTAAACGCTCGACAGCGGTACCTTCGACTGGCGCCAAGGTGGCAGAGTCTGGTCAGACGCAGCGGCCTGCAGAGCCGCCCAACGCCGGTTCAAATCCGGCCCTTGGCTCTCACACGTTTATTATATATCCCGAGACGACTTTGTCTTGGGCCTACCCGCTTTTCCACAGTCACATCTATAAATACTGATAGAACCAAATAGCGTCCGGCGATCGGTGTTTGATTGACCTCTGATGACTGATTCTTGTCCATCCTCTCGATTCTTCATCCGGGCGCAGCGTTACAGGTGGTGGTTTTCGCCCATCTTTCCGAAGACGCTCTGCCACCGCTCAGGCATATCATCGGTGTCGTACACTCCTTCGTTCGCCAACTTCAGGAGCTGGACGACTTCGTCGTCGTCGAGGTTCTGAAGATCCAACTCCTCCACAGTCTTCTTGCGCGCTCGTTCGGTACTCATCGGCCGGTCGCGCTGAACTGCCCCGTAGAAATGGAACCAAAACATAAGACTATCCTCGGATGGAACAGGTGGCCGCTGTTCCAGAAGAAGTCGGTCAGGGATCAGTAGGAGTGTCGACACTGCTGAGAGAGTTCTGAGGAACGCCCGTTAAAACACGCCGTCAATAAAGTAGTATCCCTGCTAATATCTACTCCTGCTTCGGGTACGTGCTTGTGTACGTATTCACGTACATACGTAGGTGCATAAGAGAGCACCCATGTCATGTAAGTCCACTATTCGGATGGTACTGTAGACATCCGTCTACTCCGAATCAAGTCGAAACGAACATTTTCCCGTCGATGTAGGCCGCGTTGTCGATCACCGTGTTCCTCGTCGCAGTGTCGACGCACGACGAGTTCCCCCGGTGGACGGGTGTCGTCGGCGTTCTCGTCGCGAGTATCCTGCTCTCGATGCTGTACCTCGGTGTCTACTGGGTCACCGATCTCGCCGCCGGCGGCGTACTCGCAATCGGCGTCGTCGTCGCCGACCGGATCGCCTCGCGCGGTCACCGCGCGAAGTAGTGACGTCCCACAACAAGGGGATTTTCACCCGGTCCGTCGGTTAGTAGTACCCGAGAGCGGCGAGCTGTGCCTCAACGTCGGCGTCGGGTTGTCGACTCGCGAGCGGCTCGCGGACGGAGTCGCGGCCGTCGTCGCCGTCACGGAAGGATCGGTCGACCGTCTCCGGCTTGACCGGCTCGTGGTGTTCGACGACACCGGGAGCGTGGACGAGCGTCGTTACTCTCCTGTCGCCCCAGTAGGAGTGCTTTCGGACGGCGCCAGAGGTGTTCGGCGCGTTCTCGTAGCTGGCACGGCTCGGTTCGAGATACGCCTCGACCGGGTCACAGCGCCGTTCGAACCGCTTGCGAAGGTCGGCGGTGACGGGTTGCTTGAGCGCGAGTGCGCGGTTGATGATGAAGCCGCATAATGGCGAATCACCACGGGCGTGTGCACGAGCCACGGCCGGGAATCGGGTGAGTGCGGCGAGCTCATCGACTCGTTCACCGGTCGCCCCGCCGGGTGGCCGGACGACGAGGTGGACGTGTAACGGCTCCTCGTGTCTCGGCAGGACGTGTGACACGGCAGGGGGCTCATTGGGGACGCGCCCGGGTTCACCGAAGCCGTCGCCGTGGTCCCCACAGACGACCACGAGCGTCTCGCCGAGCTCGCCTCGAGACCGGAGCGACTTGAGCGCGTGTTCGAGGACCGCGTCGGCCTGCCGGATACCCCCGTCGTACAGCGATTCGAGCGCGCCGAGCTGCCAGTACGGACGATCGCCGCCGTAGAACGCCCACTCATAGCGGATCGGGAGGTCGGCTTGAAGTGTCCGTACACGGCCGTCGCCCCAGCAGTCGTGCGCCTCACGGGCTCGAAGGTCCGGTGAGCGCCCATTAGGTTTAGACACGCAGCCCACGGACCGTCGACCTCGGCACTCAACGCCAGGAATTGGTCGGCGTAATAGAAGCTGTCGGGACCGGGATAGAGCGTAGTCGTGTCATAGTGGTCATCGTAGTCGTCGGGTATCCCGACCGTCGTCTCGAAGGGATCGGCGAAGCCCGCGTCACGACCGGTTAGGAAGCCGTTCTCGCTGGAGAGCCTCGTCGCATAGCCATTGTCAGCGAGTGACTCGAAGACCGTATGTCCGGGTTGGAGTCGGTTGTGGACGGTCACTCGGTGGATGTGTGCGTCGGATCCGGTGAAGAGGCTCACGTGACTCGGCAGCGACCAGTTCGAGGGGGTCTGAGCCTGGGTGTAGATGGTCGACTCGTCGGTGAGCGTGAGAGGTACGGCATCGTTTCGCGTGTCGCACCGTACAGTGAACAGTTCGCCGCCCGCACGGAGTCGAGCACGACGAGCAACACGTTCGGAGAGGCGTGAGTGCCCATGGGGCACACGTCGGGTGCGGGAGCGTAGTCTTTGATATGTGCCCTACGTATCGAAGTAGAGACGCACAGACGGCTCAAAACCGGTACAGGTGACCCTAGAGCGTCACCGAGCAACATCGTTAATAGCAACCCATGCGGGATATGTGTGTGCAACTGGCAGTGTTCTGGGGAGGTGTCAGGTAGTGTATGAGTAGCTGGCAGTATCCTCCCGTGCTCTGGCTGTTTGTGGTCGCCAGCCTGAGCTCGTTTCTCATCGGTCTGTACGCCGTCTGGTACACGCTGTATCGAGAGCGGCGCCGGCGGGTTGTCGTGGTCGCCGCAATTACTATCTCGATCGCAGTCTGGGTCGGGACGGCGGCAATTAAACTAGCGAGCACTGACCCGGCGATGAAGACACTCTGGTATCGCCTCGAGTTCGTCGGACACGCCTGGCTGCCGTCGCTGTTCGTCGTGCTCGTGTTAGATTACGTCGCGCCCGAGCGAATCACGCGTCGGCTGTGGAGCATTCTACTCGTGATTCCGGTGGCGACGATTGCGCTGGCGGTGGGGACGCCGGACGGGGTGTTTATCGACACCCTCCTCGTCGACGCGGGCGACGGCTACGTCACGATCGAACAACAGGTTACCCCGTTGTTCGGCGTGCAAATCTTGTGGTCCGTCGGCGTGACACTGGTGATGACGACCGCGATCCTGTGGGCTGTTGTTCGCCGACGGGTGCCGCGATTCATCGGGATCATCTTCGGGATCGCCCCACTCATCCCCGTCGTCGTATTCACGCTTCGCGCGCTCGAAATATATCCGCCAGGCGGGTCGGGGTTCGATGTCACCCCAGCGGCTATCGGCGCGACGATGGCCATCGACATGGTGATGATCTACAGACACCGGGTGTTCGATCGGGTCCACACGGGACGGAGCCAAGCGCTCGAGGCACACGCCACCGGCTATCTGCTCGTCCACGACAGCGGCCACATCGTCGACGCCAACGCGGCTGCGGCCGATCTCGTCGGGTCACCTGACCGCGAGGCGTTGATCGCGAGTGACGTCCGCGCGCATCTCCCCGAGGCGGTGCTGTCGTCCGCTGACCGCCGGGTGGTGATAGGCGATCAGACGGTGTTCGTCGAGCGAACCGCGATCGCCGGTGCCGGAGGGACGGGTGGCTACGCGCTGTTGTTGACCGATATCACGGAGCTCGCCGAGCGCGAGCGCGAACTCACCCAATACGCCGCGCTCATCGAGCAACTGCCAGTCGGCGTGTACCGCGTCGACGAGAGCGCCGATCCGAGCCTCCGCTATGCGAACCCGGCGTTAGTCGAGATGCTCGGCGCGGCGTCGCTTGCGGAACTCCAAGCTACATCGATCCCGTGGGTTCGGACCTTGGGTGACGCGGACGCTGGGGGCGTATCCACCAGTAGCGGTGAGGTAGCCGATGGCGGTGCGCAGCCGGAGTTGAGGTCGTCGAGCCTCCGAGACGAAACGCTGCGATGTGCCCGGCTCGATGGCACGCAGTTCTGGGGGCACGCGACCGACGTGGTTGTCGACGGAGACGACGGCAGGTTCATCGAAGGGTCAATGCTCGACGTGACAGAGCTGAAGGAGGCCGAACTAGCCGCCGTCGAGGCACGCGACGAGCTACGCCGGGAGCGCGACAGCACGGAGACGCTTCGGCAGCTCCTCATGGAGACAGCTGCGGTCCCGGCGATCGCAGCGACGATCGCAGAGCAGGCGCGCGAACGGATCGGCGCGGCGGCCGTCTGGGTGGTCGAGGCCGACGGCGAGACGGTGCTTGCGACCGCGGACGAGGCAGTCGGTGGGTCGGGGGATGCGACCACAGACGAGAGTGTCGCACGCCGACGAACGATCGCCGGAGTGGCGCAGTCGGCGATCAGTGCCCGAACCCCTCGTGTGGAAACGGATGGCGGCGACGAGTCGACGCCAGTGACCCTGCTCGCGGTCCCGGCGACGTACGAGGGCGTGTGCTATGGGGCCATCGTCGCCAGCGAGTCGGATGGCGACCCGCGAGAGCCGCTGGCGGAATTCGCGGAGACTGTTGGATTCGTCCAGCACCGCAAGCAGGTTCGGTCGGTGTTGACCGCGCCGACGGTACTCCAGCTCGCGATCGAGGTAACCGACTCGAGTCACCCGCTGCTCGCCATGTGTGTCGACCTGCGCGGGACGCCGTTCGATCCACTCGCCGTAACGACCACGCGACCGGCGAGAGGCGAGGGTGGCGTCGCATCGCTGCTCGTCGAGGCATCGGACGCCACGACAGCGGTGTCGTTCGCCGCCGCCGGGGACGCGGTCGACGCGGTCGTCTCCGCGGAGACGAGAAAAGGAGCCGATGGGCGGTCGCTGGTGCAGGTACGGACGACGGCGCCGACCATAGGCGAGACGATTCGGACGCACGCGGGGTTCATCACGGGGTACACGGTGTACGGATCACGACTCGTGGTCGAGGCGGAATTCCCACGGCGAACGCTGGCGGCGACCGTCCTCGCGGACCTCCGGGAGGCGTGGCCAGGGGCGATACTGCGGACCAAGCGCTCCCGGTCACGAGACACAACGGACCCGGTGTCGGTCGCTGGACTCACCGATCGGCAGGCCGAGGTGCTCGCGGTGGCGACGAAGATGGGCTTCTTCGAACGACCACAGCGGGCGACGGGCGCGGACGTCGCCGAGGTGGTCAACGTCTCGCGGACCACCGTCATGAAGCACCTGCGGGCCGCCGAACACGAGTTGTTCACAGCCCTGTTTGCAGGTGACGACAAAACGTGAATACGCGGTTTCTTGTGGCTGAAACTGCCATACTCGATGTTTGAAATGTATCGGTGAGCATCGGGTGGTGACATATGTAACCCCCCAAAGTATGCCTCCATGCGCTCACGCTCGTACATGTACGAACGCGGTGCAGTCGAGAGTGAGCGGCGTGGACAGCGAACGATGTGGGGCGCACAGTGAGTCTGCGTCGTCGCGTCGGTCTGCTGGTAATGGTGGCGGTGGTCGGCGGACTCCTCGCAGTCAGCGGTGGGTTCGTCGGTGTGGCGGTCGCCACCGAGACCGCACCACAGTGTTCGACCGTGGGCTACACACAAAACGGGTCCGGATGGAACGAAGTCGAAAATGTGAGCCAACTACAGTGTATTGACGCGAATGGGCTCGGCGAAGACTACGTCTTGATCGGCGACATCGACGCCAGTGGGACAAACCAGTGGAACGGTGGGGCTGGATTCGAGCCGATCGCGAACGGGTCGACGTTCACCGGCTCGTTTGACGGCGCTGGCCACACCATCACGACCCTGACGATCGACCGACCCAGCAGTTCGAACCCGGTCGGGCTGTTCAGCGGTGTGAAAAGTACTGGGACGGTGAGCAACCTCACGCTTGAGGAGAGCACCATTTCGGCGAATAACACCGTCGGCGCACTCGTTGGCAATAACAAAGGAATGGTACGCACAGTGGCTGTGACTGGCGAAGTCGAAGGCAACCAAGACGGTGGGGCCAAAGTTGCGCTCCTCGTGGGGAATAATCGCGGTAGTGGCACGATCGAAGCAAGTTCTGTATCGGGATCGATAAACGGCAGTGTCCGAGTCGGAGGACTCGCCGGAATAAACCGGGGGAGGATCCAGAACAGCAACGCAAGTGTCGAGATAACTGCGGACAACCAAGTCGGTGGAATCGCTGGAACCACAGTTGGAGCTATCAGGGATAGTTCAGTGAATGGTACGATTACCGGGATGAAGAATGTCGGAGGGGTGGTCGGATGGAACAGAGGGGCGGTCAGTACGTCGTACGCAACCGGAGGCGTCACCGGAGTCAAGAACGTCGGGGGGCTCGTCGGATTCGCCGGCCAAGACTCTAATATAAATCGCTCGAATGCGACAGGGACAGTCTCCGGTGAGGAGAAAGTCGGTGGACTGGTCGGATGGAACAGAGAGGCGGTCAGTACGTCGTACGCAACCGGAGGCGTCACCGGAGTCAAGAACGTCGGGGGGCTCGTCGGATTCGCCGGCCAAGACTCTGTAGTCAATTCCTCGAGTGCGTCGGGAGTTGTCAGCGCGGACGACAGCGTCGGTGGACTCGTCGGATTCGCCGGCCAAGACTCTGTAGTCAATTCCTCGAATGCGTCGGGAGTTGTCAGCGCGGACGACAGCGTCGGTGGCCTCGTCGGGTACACTAACGGCACGGTCACAGCGTCGACCGCGTCGGGAACTGTCTCGGGGCGTGTGTACGTCGGTGGACTCGTTGGGAGTGCGGGCTCCCCCGCGATGATAAATCGCTCGAGTGCGTCGGGAAACGTCTCAGCACCCCTGGGCTTTGCTGGCGGCCTCGTCGGATATCTAGAAGGTACCGTCGAGCGGTCGACCGCCTCGGGTGATATCGAGGCAACCGCATCCCGTGTCGGTGGACTCGTCGGGTACGCTGAGCAAGACTCTATCATAAATCGCTCGAATGCGACCGGGACAGTCTCCGGTGAGGAGAGAGTCGGGGGACTGGTCGGACGGAACAGAGGGGCGGTCAGTACGTCGTACGCAACCGGGGGCGTCACCGGAGGCCAGTACGTCGGGGGGCTCATCGGCTTTGTCGACGGTACCGTCGAGGACACCTATGCGGCACCGACAGCGGCGATCCGTGGCGATGAGCGCGTCGGCGGCCTCGTTGGCTACATCGACGACACTGGACAGGTCAACCGGTCGTTCGCGACAGGTCTCGTCAACGCCACCGGGAGCAAGTCTGGTGGTATTACACCCCCCTCACCGGGAGCCGTCAGCGACAGCTACTGGAACGCCGAGACGACGAACCAGTCGTCCTCAGGCGGTGGAATCCCACTCACTACGGTCCAGATGACCGGCGATGACGCACTCGACGATGGCAACATGGACGTACTCGACAACAGCGTGTGGGCGACAACCTCGAATACCGACAGCGCCCGGTTTTATCCGACACTCATTGTGAACCTACAGACGCCAGCACCGAATGAACCACTGTATGCCGGTGGGAACGGCACTGAAACGACTCCGTACGAGATCGAAACGTGGAACCACGTTAGTGCGACACGGGAGAATCTCGGGGCAAATTTCACACTTGCGGCGGATCTCAGTCAGTCGACGCGAGGATATGATACAGTAGTGACAGGAGCTAATGGCTTCGAACCCATTGGCGACAGGAGTGCTCCGTTCACCGGCTCGTTTGACGGCGCGGGTCACGTCATCTCGAACCTGACTATCGACCGACCGGCAGAGAATTCCGTCGGGCTGTTCAGCAAACTCGACCACGCTGCAACTGTCGAAAAAGTGGTGATCGACGACGCGAACATCACAGGAAACCGTGTAGTTGGCGGGTTGGTTGGCCGCAACGCCGGCACGGTCCACAACGTCACTATGACGGGGAATATTACCGGAACGAAGCCGAATCAATATACGAACGTTGGCGCTATCGTCGGACGACACGACGCCGCTGGGGAACTCGTGGATGTGAATGCGAGTGGGAGCGTCACCGGGCACGGAAATGTTGGTGGACTCGTGGGTGTCAGTCGGGGAACTGTCACTCGCGCTCACGCCTCCGTGGACGTCACCGCGGATGGAGAGATCGCAGGAGGAGTCGTCGGATATGCGTTCAAACCTTCGGCGATCAACCACTCGAACGCGTCGGGAGCCGTCTCGGGGGGAGGCTACGTCGGCGGCCTCGTCGGGTACCTGTATGGCGAGGTCACAGCGTCGAGTGCGTCGGGAGACACCTCGGCCACGTCGTCTGAGGTTGCCGGCGGACTCGTTGGGTTCGCTGGTCAAGACTCTGTAATCAATTCCTCGAATGCGTCGGGAGCTGTCTCTGGAAGGAACAAAGCTGTCGACGCGGCCAAGAGCGTCGGCGGCCTCGTCGGGTTCACCAACAGCACGGTCACAGCGTCGAGCGCGTCGGGAGCTGTCTCAGGGGATAGAAGCGTCGGTGGACTCGTCGGATTCGCCGGCCAATCCTCTATGATCAGCCGCTCGAGCGCGTCAGGAAACGTCTCAGCACGCGAGAGCTCTGCTGGCGGCCTCGTCGGATACCTGAATAGTGCCGTCGAGCGGTCGACCGCCTCGGGTGATATCGAGGCAACCGAAACCAATGTCGGTGGGCTCGTTGGGCTCGCTAGCCCGGAATCTTCGATAGCTCGCTCGAATTCGACCGGGACAGTCTCCGGTGAGAACAGTGTCGGTGGACTGGTTGGATGGAACAGGGGGGCGGTCAATACGTCGTACGCAACCGGAGGCGTCACCGGAGTCGAGCGGGTCGGGGGGCTCATCGGCATTGTTGGCGGTACCGTCGAGGACACCTATGCGGCACCGACGGCAGGGATCCGTGGCGATGAGCGCGTCGGCGGCCTCGTTGGCTACATCGACGACACTGGACAGGTCAACCGGTCGTTCGCGACAGGTCTCGTCAACGCCACCGGGAGCAAGTCTGGTGGTATTAGATTCAGCTCACCGGGAGTCGTCAGCGACAGCTACTGGAACGTCGAGACGACGAACCAGTCGTCCTCAGACGGTGGCATCCCACTCGCTACGGTCCAGATGACCGGCGATGACGCACTCGACGATGGCAACATGGACGCGCTCAGCGACGGCGTGTGGGCGACCGTTGACGAATCGACGGCGGGCTCGAGCGGTGACGGGTATCCTGTGCTTGCGGCGCTTCCGTTGGACCCACAGATCCTCGTTCCGACGCGTGAGACCAGCGCAGACGACCCGAGCGCGACTGAGCCGGATCCCGAAAGCGGTGGCGGTGAGAACGACTCCAACGACGAAAGCGGCTCCAGCGATGCGAGTGGCTCCAGCGGCGGTGGCGACGGAGGCGGCAGCAGGAGTGACAGTGCCACCTCCCCTCTCGCGGAGACGGTCCACACGCAGACGCTCGAGCACACAGCCCTGAACGAAATCGCGATCGACTTCGCTGAACCTGTCGATGGGCTGGTTCAGGTCACGGTCGTCGAAGCGCCTGACCGGCCCACGATCGAGTCGTCGGCTACCGTTGTCGGCGCCGTTTCGATCACCCCGCCGAGGGAGTCGACCGAGACGAACGCAACGCTGGCGTTTACGCTCAACGCGACCGGCTTGGAGGCGAGCGAGATAGTTCCCGGAGACATCGTCGTCTACCGCGTCGATACAGCTGGCACGGTCCACGACCCGATCACAGTTAGTGTCACAGCGGAGACGAACGACACGGTCACCGTCGCTGTAGAGACACCCGGGTTTTCGACGTTCGTGCTGGCTACCGCACAGTTGGAGGCCGAAACCGAATTGGAAGCGTCGCAGAGTGAATCGGCGACCGAGATGACCGACGGATCGCCCACCAAGGAACCACACGGTGAACCCGAGCCCACGACGGAGGATAGTCCAGCGACGATCGAGGCAGACAACGTTGCGGTCCCCGGATTTGGGCCGCTAGTCGCGCTCGTCGCACTCGTAATGCTCGCGCTTGCCGCGGTCGAGCGCAGCCGGAACCAACCGTGATCGGAGAGATCAACGCGAGCCACAGGTGACACGCGGTCGGCAGCGATCGAGGGCGACTGACGCGCTCACGAGGTTGGTATGTTAAGAGTTACCCCGATCACACGAGCCGGTCGTCCACCCGCGTCGACTCAGGGGCGTCCGTCGACGCCTCTACCCAGCCCTCGCTCGTCGACGTGGGCACGTCGAAGGATAGAACAAACGGCGTCAACAACCCCACCCTACTTCGCTCAGTCTACCGACTTCGCTCGTAGAGGGTGTCGCCAGAACTCGAAGAGTTCTGGCTGCTAACCAGAAATCTGTGACTTCTGGTGATGGGGCTTGTCCGTGAACTCCGCCTCGAACCCGTCCGGGTGGGCGAGGGATCGTAGGAGTTGCTTGTGTCTGTTGGAACCCACGCGAGCGAGTCCGGCACCTCATCGTCAGCTATCTTGAGGGTTCGTTTCCCGAAGATTCGAATGGCGACTCGATAATCCTGATTAGTTTCTTCGCTGTACTCGAGGACGCCGTGTTCACGGTTGATCCACACGACGACCTCTTCGGCTGCGTCTCGACTTTCGAGTGCGTCTGCGAGCCCGCCAACCTATCTTTCTTCGAGGAGAGAATCCCGCGGTAAACGGCGGGAGTGAATCCGACAAGTCCTCTACAGACCACGTTCTGACGCTGATGCGGATATTTATGTAGTGTCACGTCGGAGCATGACGTACATCGAGGCGGTTTCACCGCCACCTAACTGCACAATATCGGGACTCCGAGAATCAGAACGTTCGAGACACCCTCTCGAACCGCTGTGGTGTCTCGGTCAAGATAACTCCGAGTCCCCCCTGCCGGGGGATAGGAGTAACGGCGGTGTGGCCCCGTCCTCAGAAATCGAAGATTTCTGATGGGCTGCACGAGAACAGCGTTCTCGTGAACGCCATCGGCTCGTCATGCCGACGAGTCGTCAACCAGCAAATATCCCAACCCAGCGGTGCGGTACCGTGGGAAGCCCCGTCGGTTACCACGGGGAGGAGGTCACACAGCCGATGCTGCCCGAGATCCAGAAAACCTCTCAGAGGCTGAATTAGCGCGCCTCCTCCATCGAAAACTCGCAGACTGAACATAATTACGGTGAATCTACCGTAAATCCACGAGCTAAAGTTGACACTCCTAAGCTGTCTCTTGGCTTTTCGTTCTTTCTCCCGAGAGCGGCCTGTCACCGGGCCCGCAGACTGCCCCGCTTAGTAACCGTTAAACACCGGGTGACCAATGCGTCAACCATGCAACGACGCGCTGTGGCCGTGTTCGTCGCGCTGTTCCTCGCCATTGCGGGCGTGGCGGGCGCGCTGACCGCGACGGCCGATAGTCCGGAGATAGCGCTGGAGAACCCGGAAGTCGATGTCTCTGAAAGCGAGTCGATCGACGTTGAC
The sequence above is a segment of the Halorubrum sp. 2020YC2 genome. Coding sequences within it:
- a CDS encoding histidine kinase N-terminal 7TM domain-containing protein, with product MSSWQYPPVLWLFVVASLSSFLIGLYAVWYTLYRERRRRVVVVAAITISIAVWVGTAAIKLASTDPAMKTLWYRLEFVGHAWLPSLFVVLVLDYVAPERITRRLWSILLVIPVATIALAVGTPDGVFIDTLLVDAGDGYVTIEQQVTPLFGVQILWSVGVTLVMTTAILWAVVRRRVPRFIGIIFGIAPLIPVVVFTLRALEIYPPGGSGFDVTPAAIGATMAIDMVMIYRHRVFDRVHTGRSQALEAHATGYLLVHDSGHIVDANAAAADLVGSPDREALIASDVRAHLPEAVLSSADRRVVIGDQTVFVERTAIAGAGGTGGYALLLTDITELAERERELTQYAALIEQLPVGVYRVDESADPSLRYANPALVEMLGAASLAELQATSIPWVRTLGDADAGGVSTSSGEVADGGAQPELRSSSLRDETLRCARLDGTQFWGHATDVVVDGDDGRFIEGSMLDVTELKEAELAAVEARDELRRERDSTETLRQLLMETAAVPAIAATIAEQARERIGAAAVWVVEADGETVLATADEAVGGSGDATTDESVARRRTIAGVAQSAISARTPRVETDGGDESTPVTLLAVPATYEGVCYGAIVASESDGDPREPLAEFAETVGFVQHRKQVRSVLTAPTVLQLAIEVTDSSHPLLAMCVDLRGTPFDPLAVTTTRPARGEGGVASLLVEASDATTAVSFAAAGDAVDAVVSAETRKGADGRSLVQVRTTAPTIGETIRTHAGFITGYTVYGSRLVVEAEFPRRTLAATVLADLREAWPGAILRTKRSRSRDTTDPVSVAGLTDRQAEVLAVATKMGFFERPQRATGADVAEVVNVSRTTVMKHLRAAEHELFTALFAGDDKT
- a CDS encoding GLUG motif-containing protein, with protein sequence MVAVVGGLLAVSGGFVGVAVATETAPQCSTVGYTQNGSGWNEVENVSQLQCIDANGLGEDYVLIGDIDASGTNQWNGGAGFEPIANGSTFTGSFDGAGHTITTLTIDRPSSSNPVGLFSGVKSTGTVSNLTLEESTISANNTVGALVGNNKGMVRTVAVTGEVEGNQDGGAKVALLVGNNRGSGTIEASSVSGSINGSVRVGGLAGINRGRIQNSNASVEITADNQVGGIAGTTVGAIRDSSVNGTITGMKNVGGVVGWNRGAVSTSYATGGVTGVKNVGGLVGFAGQDSNINRSNATGTVSGEEKVGGLVGWNREAVSTSYATGGVTGVKNVGGLVGFAGQDSVVNSSSASGVVSADDSVGGLVGFAGQDSVVNSSNASGVVSADDSVGGLVGYTNGTVTASTASGTVSGRVYVGGLVGSAGSPAMINRSSASGNVSAPLGFAGGLVGYLEGTVERSTASGDIEATASRVGGLVGYAEQDSIINRSNATGTVSGEERVGGLVGRNRGAVSTSYATGGVTGGQYVGGLIGFVDGTVEDTYAAPTAAIRGDERVGGLVGYIDDTGQVNRSFATGLVNATGSKSGGITPPSPGAVSDSYWNAETTNQSSSGGGIPLTTVQMTGDDALDDGNMDVLDNSVWATTSNTDSARFYPTLIVNLQTPAPNEPLYAGGNGTETTPYEIETWNHVSATRENLGANFTLAADLSQSTRGYDTVVTGANGFEPIGDRSAPFTGSFDGAGHVISNLTIDRPAENSVGLFSKLDHAATVEKVVIDDANITGNRVVGGLVGRNAGTVHNVTMTGNITGTKPNQYTNVGAIVGRHDAAGELVDVNASGSVTGHGNVGGLVGVSRGTVTRAHASVDVTADGEIAGGVVGYAFKPSAINHSNASGAVSGGGYVGGLVGYLYGEVTASSASGDTSATSSEVAGGLVGFAGQDSVINSSNASGAVSGRNKAVDAAKSVGGLVGFTNSTVTASSASGAVSGDRSVGGLVGFAGQSSMISRSSASGNVSARESSAGGLVGYLNSAVERSTASGDIEATETNVGGLVGLASPESSIARSNSTGTVSGENSVGGLVGWNRGAVNTSYATGGVTGVERVGGLIGIVGGTVEDTYAAPTAGIRGDERVGGLVGYIDDTGQVNRSFATGLVNATGSKSGGIRFSSPGVVSDSYWNVETTNQSSSDGGIPLATVQMTGDDALDDGNMDALSDGVWATVDESTAGSSGDGYPVLAALPLDPQILVPTRETSADDPSATEPDPESGGGENDSNDESGSSDASGSSGGGDGGGSRSDSATSPLAETVHTQTLEHTALNEIAIDFAEPVDGLVQVTVVEAPDRPTIESSATVVGAVSITPPRESTETNATLAFTLNATGLEASEIVPGDIVVYRVDTAGTVHDPITVSVTAETNDTVTVAVETPGFSTFVLATAQLEAETELEASQSESATEMTDGSPTKEPHGEPEPTTEDSPATIEADNVAVPGFGPLVALVALVMLALAAVERSRNQP